From the genome of Pseudoxanthomonas sp.:
CCTTGTGCGAGAAATGGGTATCGGTCGAGACCGAGTACACCTCGACGCCGAACTTCTGGAACTCGGCATAGTTCTCAGCCAGGTCTTCCAGCTCGGTCGGGCAGACGAAGGTGAAGTCGGCCGGGTAGAACACCACCACGGACCACTTGCCCTTCAGGTCAGCGTCGCTGACCTTGATGAACTCGCCGTTCTTGTAGGCGTCGGCCGTGAACGGCAGGATTTCGGTGTTGATGACGGACATCAGTTTTCCTCGTTGGTGGGGATGGGGTGGAAGCGGTTGAGGGCTATCCTACGGATGTCATATCGATTGCTCAAATCGATTAATGGCATCGCGGCAATAGCCATTGACTATCATTGATGGCGCGGGCCTATCCTAGGCCCGCAGGTGTTGCAGGAAGATCATCGTCTGCGCCGGGAATGTGCCACGCCATCATGGGGCGCGGACAGACTGGTTTTGGCCAGCGGCTACCATGCGTCGATGAATACGCTGACTTCCCCGCGTCTGGATGCGCTGCTGCGCGACGGTGCCGCGCGCCTTTCCCTGTCCTCGCCAGAGGCACGCTTCGAAGCCGAACAACTGCTGCTGCATGCGCTGGGGCGCGAGCGTGCCTGGTTGTTCACGCACGGCTCCGACCCTGTCGAGGCGCCGGTGCAGACCGCGTTTGCGGCGCTGCTGGAGCGGCGCCTCACTGGCGAGCCGTTGGCCTACATCACCGGCACGCGCGGGTTCTGGACGCTGGACCTGCAGGTCACGCCGGCCACGCTGATCCCGCGCGCCGAGACCGAGCGCCTGGTCGAACTGGCGCTGGAACGCCTGCCGCCCGACCGTGCGCTGCAGGTCGCCGACCTGGGCACCGGCAGCGGCGCCATTGCGTTGGCCGTCGCCAGCGAGCGACCGCAGGCAAAGGTGCTGGCCACCGATGCGAGTGGTGATGCGCTGGCCGTGGCCCAAGCCAATGCCAAGGCCCATGCGTTGGCGAACGTGGACTTTGCCCACGGTGATTGGTTCGCGCCGCTGGCGGGCCGCCGCTTCGACCTGATCGCCAGCAATCCGCCGTATATCGAAGCCGGCGATGCGCACCTGGAACAAGGCGACCTGCGCTTCGAGCCAGCCACCGCGCTGGCTTCCGGTGCCGATGGCCTGGACGACATCCGGCGCATCGCCGCACAGGCGCGTGCGCACCTGCTGCCCGATGGCTGGTTGCTGCTGGAGCATGGTTTCGACCAGGGCGAGCCGGTACGCGCGCTGCTCGTGCAGGCCGGCTTGGACGAGGTGCAGACCGCGCAGGATCTGGAAGGCCGCGACCGCGTCACTCTCGGCCGCAACCCGTCAGGGACGCCGTAGGCGCTGCGTTAGACTGCGCGACCGTCCCCCGCAGTCAGTGTTGTCTTCATGCGCAAGCTCTATCCCGCCATCGAACCCTTCGATACCGGTCGCCTGCAGGTCGATGAGCGCCATGCGCTGTATTACGAACAGTGCGGCAACCCGAACGGCAAGCCGGTGGTGCTGCTGCACGGCGGTCCGGGTGGCGGCTGCAGTCCGAAGATGCGCTGCTTCCATGACCCGGCCAAGTACCGAATCATCCTGTTTGACCAGCGCGGCTCGGGCCGTTCGC
Proteins encoded in this window:
- the prmC gene encoding peptide chain release factor N(5)-glutamine methyltransferase yields the protein MNTLTSPRLDALLRDGAARLSLSSPEARFEAEQLLLHALGRERAWLFTHGSDPVEAPVQTAFAALLERRLTGEPLAYITGTRGFWTLDLQVTPATLIPRAETERLVELALERLPPDRALQVADLGTGSGAIALAVASERPQAKVLATDASGDALAVAQANAKAHALANVDFAHGDWFAPLAGRRFDLIASNPPYIEAGDAHLEQGDLRFEPATALASGADGLDDIRRIAAQARAHLLPDGWLLLEHGFDQGEPVRALLVQAGLDEVQTAQDLEGRDRVTLGRNPSGTP